The Humulus lupulus chromosome 3, drHumLupu1.1, whole genome shotgun sequence genome window below encodes:
- the LOC133823470 gene encoding casein kinase 1-like protein HD16 isoform X1 — protein MHICSLFLLYQNFTCFSLFVSAEEFTSMVTNMRFDEEPNYSKLISLFDGSIALNVSLRPIRTDGVAKFGQKRGRSLVELEDGGQPRKNVRSGSPVSQWISVFNYRSAMKQSCWCMQWQCLGGNVSRNDFKREHEVELLPTSLYM, from the exons GTACCAAAATTTTACATGCTTTTCATTGTTTGTGTCTGCAGAAGAATTTACAAGCATGGTGACCAACATGAGATTCGATGAAGAACCCAATTATTCAAAGCTTATTTCTCTTTTTGATGGCAGCATAGCTCTTAATGTGTCTCTGCGACCAATCAGAACTGATGGGGTAGCTAAG TTTGGTCAAAAAAGAGGAAGATCACTTGTGGAGTTAGAAGATGGTGGGCAGCCTAGGAAGAACGTTCGATCAGGTAGTCCAGTCTCTCAGTGGATCTCAGTATTTAATTACAGATCAGCAATGAAGCAGAG TTGCTGGTGCATGCAATGGCAGTGCCTTGGTGGTAATGTCTCAAG GAATGACTTCAAGAGGGAGCATGAAGTGGAATTGCTGCCAACTTctttatatatgtaa
- the LOC133823470 gene encoding casein kinase 1-like protein HD16 isoform X2, protein MVTNMRFDEEPNYSKLISLFDGSIALNVSLRPIRTDGVAKFGQKRGRSLVELEDGGQPRKNVRSGSPVSQWISVFNYRSAMKQSCWCMQWQCLGGNVSRNDFKREHEVELLPTSLYM, encoded by the exons ATGGTGACCAACATGAGATTCGATGAAGAACCCAATTATTCAAAGCTTATTTCTCTTTTTGATGGCAGCATAGCTCTTAATGTGTCTCTGCGACCAATCAGAACTGATGGGGTAGCTAAG TTTGGTCAAAAAAGAGGAAGATCACTTGTGGAGTTAGAAGATGGTGGGCAGCCTAGGAAGAACGTTCGATCAGGTAGTCCAGTCTCTCAGTGGATCTCAGTATTTAATTACAGATCAGCAATGAAGCAGAG TTGCTGGTGCATGCAATGGCAGTGCCTTGGTGGTAATGTCTCAAG GAATGACTTCAAGAGGGAGCATGAAGTGGAATTGCTGCCAACTTctttatatatgtaa